DNA from Flavobacterium aestivum:
GTCACAAGTTAGTCCTAAGTGGTGCTCCATGGCAATTTCGGCAGCCATAAGTACTTGTGCAGGTGAACCACCCATCAATTCACATAAGGCTCCAGCGGCCATTGCAGATGAAACTCCAATTTCGGCTTGACAACCTCCCATTGCCGCTGAAATAGTAGCTCCTTTTTTGAATATACTGCCTATTTCTCCGGCAACCATAAGGAATTGCTTGATTTCTTTTTCGCCAGCCTGATGGTTTTCAATCACTAAATAGTACATCAAAACAGCTGGGATAACTCCAGCACTTCCGTTGGTTGGAGCAGTAACTACTCGACCAAGAGCAGCATTTACTTCATTTACAGCTAGTGCAAAACAGCTTACCCATTTTAGGATTTGGCGAAATTTTACTTCGGTTTTTCTAATTTCTTCCAGCCATTCCTGAGGATTGGTATAATTTGATAAACCTATTAAATTTTGGTGCATATCAAAAGCGCGTCTTCGAACATGTAGTCCTCCAGGGAGTATACCTTCGGAATGACAACCGATGTACATGCATTCGAGCATGGTGTTCCAAATTCGCATTAATTCATGGTGAATTTCAGCTTCTGGACGCATCGATTTCTCATTTTCATAAACGATTTGAGAAATAGTCATATTTTCTTTAACGGTATAGTTCAAAAGTTCTTCCGCATTTTGAATAGGGAAGGGGAAAGCACATTTTATAACTTGCTTTTTCTTGGCATTATCACGCTCTTCTTTTACAACAAATCCGCCTCCTATAGAGTAAAAAGTTGAAACATATTCTGTCTCGTCTTTGAAAAAAGCGGTAAAAGTCAATCCATTAGCATGGAAAGGAAGGAAGTTTTTATTGAAAACAATATCTTGAAGGAAGTAAAAAGGGATATTGATTTCATTTCCTAAATTGATTTCATTTTTTGTTTCAATTGATTTGATGATTCCATCAATATCTTGAATAGGTATATATTCGGGGTCTTGGCCGCTTAATCCCAACATAACAGCCAAGTCTGTGGCGTGCCCTTTACCTGTCAAAGAAAGGGAACCGTATAAATCTACT
Protein-coding regions in this window:
- a CDS encoding L-serine ammonia-lyase, with product MEECISVFDMLKIGVGPSSSHTLGPWRAAERFLAELRNEYNINDVTRVKVDLYGSLSLTGKGHATDLAVMLGLSGQDPEYIPIQDIDGIIKSIETKNEINLGNEINIPFYFLQDIVFNKNFLPFHANGLTFTAFFKDETEYVSTFYSIGGGFVVKEERDNAKKKQVIKCAFPFPIQNAEELLNYTVKENMTISQIVYENEKSMRPEAEIHHELMRIWNTMLECMYIGCHSEGILPGGLHVRRRAFDMHQNLIGLSNYTNPQEWLEEIRKTEVKFRQILKWVSCFALAVNEVNAALGRVVTAPTNGSAGVIPAVLMYYLVIENHQAGEKEIKQFLMVAGEIGSIFKKGATISAAMGGCQAEIGVSSAMAAGALCELMGGSPAQVLMAAEIAMEHHLGLTCDPIGGLVQIPCIERNTMGAIKAINAAELALETDAKNAKVPLDKVIDTMWQTAKDMNSKYKETSEGGLAIAVNMADC